The Shewanella algae DNA segment TATTTGGCGCTGTGTCGCTCCATGGTGTTGGTGCAGCATAAACTATGCGACACCCTAATGGGGCCGGCACCGGATATCGACACCGGCGCCACCATGCCACTGCGCGGGATCCAGAAAAATGGCTACTGGATAGCACTGTTGCAACAACTGCTCAGTGAACTGCTGGATACTGTGCCTGCCAATGTGGCGCAAGTGATACGGCAGTTGATGCGTCAAACACCCGAGCAACTGCAACAGTGGGCGGGCAGCCTGTTGGATGGCCGATTCAGCCAGGTACCGGCAGAATACCGCTTGTTTTTGTGGGCTGCGTTATCTGTTTATTGGAGTCATTGGGCAGCGGCCGTAGCCAGCCGTATGGATACCACTGAGATTAAACAGCAATCCATGTGTCCTGTGTGTGGCAGTCATCCGGTAGCCAGTGTGGTGGTTGATAAACCCCGTGAAGGCCTGCGTTATTTGCACTGCAGTTTGTGTGAAACACAATGGCATTTTATTCGGGCGCATTGCAGCAGTTGCAATCAAGCAAAAGAGGTGAGTTTGTGGTCGTTTGACAAATATCAGACGCCGGTTCGCATTGAAAGCTGCGATGATTGCCACGGCTACAGCAAGATGCTGTTTATGAACCTAGATCCCAGGATGGATGTGGTTGCGGACGATATTGCCTCTATGGCTTTGGATGCCAAGTTAAACGCAAAAGGCTTTCATGCTTCTACGGTAAATCCGTTTTTGCTGGCAGATGAGCTCTCTGATTAGTTTGGTTATTGGTGTGAATGGCTAAAAACGCGAACTAAGCTCATAGCAACAAGGACGGCTCAGGGCTGTCCTTGTTTTTTAGTTCTTGCTCTTTGACGCCTGCTGGCTCAGAAGGTTGTTTTCCTGCTCAGGGATGCTGCCGATGGAATTGATATCTGGCCTGATGGAACTCATCCGGGCTGTCCGGCGCTTCGCTCTCGCAATAGTCGCTCAAGTGGGCTTGGCTCAGTTGCCATCCTGCCCGCTCGGCGATTTCCCGCAGTTCATCCAAGAGTGCTTCTTCCATGTCGAAATGCAATGCCTGCAGCATACTCGTGCCCCAGAGGCTGAAGCAGCCGTCATTGCTGTATTTGACCAGCGGGCTCTCGGCTATCGGGCGCTTGGCTTCACCGCGCCAGTAACCCAGGTACTCACCATCGGGCAGTTCGGCCACAAAGGCGATGTGCTTGCAGGTATCACTTATGGCTTTAACGTTGGCGGCTATTTCGGGGTCGGCCCAGTCATCTTCATTCAGGTAACTGGTATCCTCCCACGGCGCCCAATCTTCATCTTCAGGAAAGCGGACGAACAGCTCGCTTTCAAGCCAGTCTCGGCAATGTTTAAGCAGGAAGGCCAAATCTTCGGGGCAAGCTTCATTGCCCAGTCTGTGACTGGATATAAAGGTTGTAGGCATAGGTCCCTCTTGGTTGGTGTAAGTTATTGATGGTCAAATTCAATTTTCTTGGCGGTTTTGCGGCAGTGGCCTGAAGACCAGAGAGGGAAAGGCCCGGCTCAGAAGCTCGCTGTCCAAAGACAGCGTTTGGGGCACTATTCCCTGTGTTTCCGGCTGCAGCTTGCCAAACTTCCTTGGTCGATAAATTTTGAGGCAAGCCCGCGCCTCAAACAGTTGATATGGCGCCAGAGCCGAATTTAATTTGCGCTCCTTGAGGCCCAATTTGAGGCGGACATTGTCCCCGAGCCGCTCAGGCAGCAAGGTCGGCGCCAACTCGCTTGCCAAGTTGGCTTGCCGCTCCTTGGGTATCAAATAAGCACAGCAATCTGGGTTATCCAGCAGTAGACGGGTCAAGCGTTGCAGCCAAGGTGTCAGGGTCTCGCTCCCTTCCGGTGGCATCACCAGCAAGAGTTGCTGCTGGTGGAGCTCGTTGGCGCGAAGATGACGAAACAGCCACAGTGGGCCGCCGAGCAGATCGGACAGCTCTTTGAGCCTCGCCCGCTCGGCTTGGGCCTGCTGCCGCTGTTTTGCCCGCGCCTGCGACAAGCGCTCAACCGATATCTCTTCGCGTTTAAGCTGGTACAGATTCAGGTATTCACCCAGAGTTTGGCTGTAGAGCTCCAGATTGTAGCGCCCCTTACGGGGCACCAACTCGCCGCCGACAGAAAAGGGGCGGCAGTCACTCACTCTGAGGTCGGCGCCGAAATGGCGCCGACAAATCCAGGTGGCTTTGAGCCCTGCCAGTTTGGCCGGCAAGTAGTAGCGTG contains these protein-coding regions:
- the fdhE gene encoding formate dehydrogenase accessory protein FdhE, which codes for MSLAGEIPSSFTDSSPLALKVLITADPKEVYLRRAERLAELAKDSSLEDYLALCRSMVLVQHKLCDTLMGPAPDIDTGATMPLRGIQKNGYWIALLQQLLSELLDTVPANVAQVIRQLMRQTPEQLQQWAGSLLDGRFSQVPAEYRLFLWAALSVYWSHWAAAVASRMDTTEIKQQSMCPVCGSHPVASVVVDKPREGLRYLHCSLCETQWHFIRAHCSSCNQAKEVSLWSFDKYQTPVRIESCDDCHGYSKMLFMNLDPRMDVVADDIASMALDAKLNAKGFHASTVNPFLLADELSD